GATATAAAATAACATTTTTAGATTGGATAAAGATAGCTTTTCCAATAGCTGTTTTTATGTATTTGGTTATGATTTTATATACAAAATTTAAAATAAGAAATATAGAGCTTGATTATCAAGCTGTAAAAAATATTATATTTTCTTCAAAAAAAGAGAATTTTAATAAAACCGATATAAAAATTATCCTCGCTTTTGGATTGGCAATTTTTTTATGGTTTTTATCAGCAGTTATTGATATTCCGGAAAGTTTAGTTGCATTATTATCTGCTTCTTTATTATTTATATTAAAAGATGAAGAAAAAAATCCTATTTTAACTGCTGAAGATATAAAATCTGTTGATTGGGATACAGTTTTATTATTTGCCGGTGGATTATCTCTTGGAAATATAATATCTAAATCCGGTTTAGCAAAATATATTGGTGAAAAAATAAGTATCCTTTTCTCAAAAGAGGATATATTGTTATTGCTTATTTTCTTTATTATATTAACAGTTTTAATTACAGAAATAAGCTCAAATACAGCTACAGTAATAACATTTGCTCCTATTGTTATTGCAGTATTAAAGGAGTATAATATAGATATATTCTACCCTGTATTATTTGTTGTATTTGCTTCAAGTTTTGCATTTATGTTACCGGTTGCAACGCCACCTAATGCTATTGTTTATGGCACAAAATATATTAAACTTTCACAGATGATTAAATTTGGATTGGTTTTAGAAATAGCAGGAATTGTTATTTTATCTTTATTATTAATACTATTTATAGGAGTGTGAGATGAGCATAAAATGGGAATTTTCAGCAGGTGGTATTGTTTTTAAAGAGGAAGATAACAAAATATATGTTTTATTAGTCAGAACCAAGGATAGATGGTCTTTTCCAAAAGGAAATATTGAAAAAACAGAATCTAAGGAAAATGCAGCTGTAAGAGAAATAAAAGAGGAAACAGGCATAGAAGGAGAGATTATAGATTATCTTGGAAATGTTGAATATTATTACAGAAAAGGGATAGATACTATCCATAAATTTGTTTATTATTATCTACTTAGATATAAAGGTGGAGAGATAACACCACAAAAAGAAGAGATAGATGAAGCAGTTTTCGTTTCAATAGAAGAAGCAGAAAAACTCCTTTCTTTTGATAAAGATAAACAATTTTTAAAAAAAGCAGAAAATATCATTAAAACATTAATAACCAAATGAAAGAGTTTTTAATAAAATCAATTTTTAAATATTTTTCTTCAATTAGTAGAGAAAAAGCCTTAAAAAGAGCAAATCAGATTGGTAATTTATTATGGAAACTCGGTTATAGAAAAGATGTTATATTTAAAAATTTAGATATAGCATTTCCGGAAAAAGATAAAAATTGGAAAGAAAATATAGCAAGATTATCACTTATAAATATCAGTAGAGTATTAATAGAATTTCCAAGACAACCCGAGTATGTAAAATCCGGTTATATTAAAGAGATATTTAAAATCACGAAAGGATTAGATATTGCAAAAGAATATAAAAAAGATGGGTTTATATTTGTATCTGCCCATATAGGAAGTTGGGAGATGTGTGGAGCCGGTTTATCTGCATATTTAGATGGTATATCAAGCCTTGCTTATAGACAAAAAGATGAAAAAATAAATAAGTTAATAACTGATATAAGAACAAATAGTGGAATAAATATAATCTTCCACGACCAACCTATGAAAACATTTATAAATTTACTTCAGGATAAAAAAATAATTTCTTTCCTTGTTGACCAAAATGCATTGGCACATAGGGGAAATTTTGTTAATTTTTTCGGTATAAAGGCATCTACCGTTAATTTTCCTGCAAAACTTGCTATCAAGTATAAAAAGCCGGTTTTATTTGCTTATGATTATTTTGATGAAAAAGAAAAAATTTATAAATGTGAAATACAAGAAGTTAATTATAAAATAACTGGAAATTTTGAAGAAGATGTATTAAATTTAACACAGGCTTATACAAAAAAAGTAGAAGAAGCCGTCAAAAAACATCCTGACCAATATTTATGGACACATAAAAGATGGAACACAAGACCGGAGGGAGAAGAAAAGATATATTAAAATGCTTACAGATTTTGAAAAAACAGCATTAATATATCAAGATAAAGAGATTTCATATAAGGAGCTTATTGAAAATATAAAATTTTTTTCAAGCTTGGTGCCGGAAAATACAAAAGTAGCAATCTTTTCTGAAAATAGACCTGAATGGATTTATGCATTATTCGGGATATGGCAAAAAAATAGTATTGCTATCCCTATTGATTATCTTTCTTCAAAAGAAGATGTTGAGTATATAATCAATGATGCTTCACCTTCTTTAATATTTTGTTCAAAAAATAATAGCCGGATTTTAAAAGATATAAATTTTGAAAATATTATTATTTTTGAAGAGCTTAGTTTTAAAAAAATAGATATAGAGCTTATAAATCCAAAAATGGAAGATATCGCATTAATATTATATACTTCCGGAACAACCGGAAATCCAAAAGGAGTAATGCTGAGTTTTGAAAATTTATATTCTAATATAGATAGTATAAAAAAGGAAAATATTGCAAAAAAAGAAGATAAAACAATAGCAATATTACCATTTCATCATTCTTATACGCTTATGGTTTCTTTGCTTGTTCCTTTGCATATTGGAGCTACTATAATTTTTTTACCAAAGTTATCTGCAGAAGATATTTTATCAACAATGCAAAAATATAAAATAACAATCTTAATTGGTGTTCCAAGATTATATTATCTATTTCATCAAAAGATTTTTGAAAAAATAAATCAGAACTTTTTTGCTAAAACTCTATTTAAAATATCTACGGTAATAAATTCTCAAAAATTATCTAAGATTTTGTTTAAAAAGGTTCATAAAGTATTTGGTGGAAATATTAAATTTTTTGTAAGTGGTGGTGCAAAATTTGATTTAGAAGTAGCAAAAGATTTATGGGCTCTTGGATTTAAAATTGTAGAAGGATATGGTTTGACAGAAACATCTCCTATTGTTTCATTTAATCCACCGGATAAAATAAAACTTGGTTCTGTAGGAAAACCAATAGAAGGTGTTCAGGTAAAAATAGAAAATGAGGAAATAGTTGTAAAAGGAAAAAATGTATTTAAAGGATATTATAATAAACCGGAAGAAACGGAAAAAGTATTAAAAGACGGTTGGTTTTATACCGGAGATTTAGGTTATATAGATGAAGAAGGTTATCTATATATTACTGGAAGGAAAAAAGAGATTATCGTCTTACCAAATGGTAAAAATATAAATCCGGAAGAAATAGAAAACAGAATATTAAAAATTTCAAAATATATAAAAGAGATAGCAGTAGTAGAAAAAGAAGGACAGCTTTTTGCAATTATATATCCGGATTTTGAGATATTAAAAAAAGAGACAGTAACAAATATATATGAAACAATAAAATGGCAAGTGATAGATAAATATAATTTAAATGCAGTAAGTTATAAAAAAATAAATGGTTTTAAAATTGTAGATACAGAACTTCCAAAAACAAGACTCGGAAAAATAAAAAGATATAAATTACAGGAACTCCTTGAGGAAAAACCAAAAGAAATAAAAGAAATCCCTGAGCCACAAGATGAAGAATATAAAATATTAAAAGATTATCTTATTAAAACTTTATCTTTAAAATACAAAAAAGAGATAAAAATATTACCGACAGATAATATTGAGATAGATTTAGGGCTTGATTCTTTAGATAAAATTGAGTTATTAGTAGCTATAAAAGAGATATTTGGAGTAGATATTACAGAAGAAGAACTTGCCAATAATTTAACAGTTTTATCTTTATCAAATTTAATAAAAGAGAGAAAACAAAAGATAGAAATCCAAGAAATAAACTGGGCAAAAATATTAGAAAATATAGAGCAGGTAGAGATAAAAGAAAAAAAATTCAATATAAAATTGTTGAAAAAAATATTAAAACCTATTTTTAAACTATATTTTAATTTAGAGATAGATTATTCATATTTTCCAAATCAACCATTTATCATAGCTCCAAATCATCAAAGTTATCTTGATGGATTTTTGATAGTAGCATCTTTGCCTGATAATATATTGGAAAATACATATTTTTTAGCAGAAGAAAGTTATTTTAGGTCAAAATTTAGAAAATTTATAGCAGATAATTTTCATATAATTACAGTAAATATAAATAAAGATTTAAAACTATCTTTACAAAAATCTGCATATTTGTTGAAAAATGGAAAAAATATTGTGATATTTCCGGAAGGTGCAAGGACAAGAGATGGGAATTTATTACCTTTCAAAAAGGCTTTTGCGATTTTAAGTAAAGAGTTAAAATTACCAATTATACCGGTAACTATAAAAGGTGCTTTTGAAAGCTATCCTATAAATGCTAAATTTCCAAGACCTCATAAAATCAAAATATCTTACTTAGAACCGGTTTATCCGGCTAACCTTAGTTATGAAGAAATAGTAGAAATGGTAAAAAATAAAATAGAAGAAAAGTTAAAAAACTAATCTAAAAAATTTTGTTATAATAATTATTATATCTAACTTTTGTGGAGTCAAGAATTGAATAAGATATTTTTAATTATTTTTATCTTAATTTATACTACGAATGCAGGGCAGATATACAAGAAAAATGCAGCTTTGATAACATACGATGATATACCGGATGAATATTTTTTAACATATAGATTTAATATAATAAAAGTTATATCAGAAAATCTATCTCAACTTAATCTCTCGCCGGAGCAGTTATCTCAAATAAAAGAGTTAAATGAAAGATATTATCCTTTAATGTTTGAAAAAGCAAAAAAAATAAAAGAGGAAGAAGAAAGATTAAAAGAAGTAGTATTGAAAGAAAACAATCCTGATGTTGTAAAACAGCTTTTGATTGATATAGCCCAGCTAAAAACTCAGTTATCTTTATATGATATAAATTTATTAAAAGCTGTTCAATCAATTTTAACAAAAAAGCAGTTTGAAAAAATAATTAATTATGTAGATAAAACAGAAATATGAGAAAAATATTACTATTTATAATAATTTTTTATAAATCGGTTTTTGCTTTAACCTTAGATGAAGCTATAAATATGGCTTTAACAAATCTACCTCAATATAAAGAAGCAATACATAATAAAGAGCAAAGTTATTATAATTATCAAGCTTCAAAATCCGGATTTTTCCCTCAAATTAGTTATAGTTTCAATTATTCAAAATATACAGATTATAACCCTTATGATTTTTTTAGCAGAAACCATGCTTTAAATGTTATATGGTATTTATTTGATAGTGGTAATACATATTTTGGAAGCAAAATAAATTTTTATACATATAAAAGTTATGAAGAGCTTTTAAATAAAACAAAATCAGATATTATCTATAATGTAAAAGTTGCATATTATCAAACCATTGCTTTAAAACAGATTGCAGAGATAAGAGAAATTGCAGTAAAAAATGCCCAGATAGATTATGAAATAGCCATAGAAAAAAAGGAACTTGGATTAGTTAAACTTTCAGATGTTTTACAAGCAAAGGTAAGATTTGAAAATGCAAAATTATCTTTGATTCAGGCAAAAAATGATTATAAAAAATCTCTTTCTAATCTAAATTCTTTAATAGGAAATAATTTAGAAGAAGAAATTAGCTTAGATGAGAAAGTCTTAAAAGAGATTTCAGAAATGAGTTTGCCACAATTTGATAAATTAAAACAGATAGCTTTGGAAAATAGACCGGAATATAAATATCAAAAGTATATTTTAAACCAAGCAAAAGAAAGTATAAATTTAGTTAAAGCTCAATATTTACCTTCTTTGTATTTACAGGCTTCTTTTAATAATGGATATTCAAGTTTAACAAATGTTAAAAATGATTATAATGTTTATTCTTTTGGATTACAATGGAATATATTTTCCGGTTTTAAACGGGAGTTTAATTATTTATCGGCAAAAGAACAGGAAAAAGCTGCGTTGAATGGATTAAAAGAAATTGAAAGAACAATATCTGTTAATCTATACAACAAATATCTTGATTTGGAAACATCATTTGAAAAATTAAATGCCTCTAAAACTACTTTGGAACAGGCTAAACAAAATTATGAACAGGCAATTGGAGAATACAAAGCCGGAACCGGAGATATACTATCTTTAACTACTGCCGAAACATTACTTGCAAATGCCCATGAAACCTATATTAATAGTTTATTAGATATAGCTATCTCTGTATCAAATCTTGAAAGAGAGCTAAATATTTACAAATTGGAAGATATAGCGAGGCAAAAATGAAAAAATTAATTTATTTGATAGTTATTATTATAATAGGAATATTGATTTTTGGAATATATAACAAATTTTTTAAAAATAAAGAAGAGATAAAAGTATTAGAAACAGCCGTTGTAAAGAGGGAAAATATAATAAACACTATTGATGCTACTGCAATAGTTCAGCCACAGGTTAATGCCTATGTAAAGGTAGGAGCAAGGGCAACAGGAACAATTGTAAAAATGAATGTAGATATAGGAGATAAAGTAAAAAAAGGACAGCTAATAGCAATTATAGACCAAAGGGAAACATTAATTGATACTCAGACAGCCCAAAAAGATTATCAAAAATCCTTAGATACTTTATATCAAATACAGGAAACTTATCCTCTACGAATAAAAGAAGCAGAAAAGGCTTTGGAGCAAGCTAAAGCAAATTATAATTATGCGAAATGGAATTTAGAAAGACAAAAATCACTGATAGAAAAAGAATATACAACTTATCAGGCATTAGAACAGGCTAAAAGGGATTATGAATCTGCAAAAGCTTCATTGGAACAGGCAGA
This region of Venenivibrio stagnispumantis genomic DNA includes:
- a CDS encoding SLC13 family permease, translating into MKIDKKTAGLIFAPLIATLLYIAPYDIPIPAKITLSIIVFCVILWLTEPIPVSITALIGVSIAVLTGVIDIKDAFSGFSNPVIILFIGSFLIAYAMSKHGVDRKIALRFLSNEIFLKNSISIIIGFSLISFLISMWISNTATTAMLLPMAIGVINLLKEKNVKGIKNFSAYILLTIAFGASIGGVATIVGSPTNIVGVGFLREEGYKITFLDWIKIAFPIAVFMYLVMILYTKFKIRNIELDYQAVKNIIFSSKKENFNKTDIKIILAFGLAIFLWFLSAVIDIPESLVALLSASLLFILKDEEKNPILTAEDIKSVDWDTVLLFAGGLSLGNIISKSGLAKYIGEKISILFSKEDILLLLIFFIILTVLITEISSNTATVITFAPIVIAVLKEYNIDIFYPVLFVVFASSFAFMLPVATPPNAIVYGTKYIKLSQMIKFGLVLEIAGIVILSLLLILFIGV
- a CDS encoding NUDIX hydrolase is translated as MSIKWEFSAGGIVFKEEDNKIYVLLVRTKDRWSFPKGNIEKTESKENAAVREIKEETGIEGEIIDYLGNVEYYYRKGIDTIHKFVYYYLLRYKGGEITPQKEEIDEAVFVSIEEAEKLLSFDKDKQFLKKAENIIKTLITK
- a CDS encoding lysophospholipid acyltransferase family protein; translated protein: MKEFLIKSIFKYFSSISREKALKRANQIGNLLWKLGYRKDVIFKNLDIAFPEKDKNWKENIARLSLINISRVLIEFPRQPEYVKSGYIKEIFKITKGLDIAKEYKKDGFIFVSAHIGSWEMCGAGLSAYLDGISSLAYRQKDEKINKLITDIRTNSGINIIFHDQPMKTFINLLQDKKIISFLVDQNALAHRGNFVNFFGIKASTVNFPAKLAIKYKKPVLFAYDYFDEKEKIYKCEIQEVNYKITGNFEEDVLNLTQAYTKKVEEAVKKHPDQYLWTHKRWNTRPEGEEKIY
- a CDS encoding AMP-binding protein, whose amino-acid sequence is MLTDFEKTALIYQDKEISYKELIENIKFFSSLVPENTKVAIFSENRPEWIYALFGIWQKNSIAIPIDYLSSKEDVEYIINDASPSLIFCSKNNSRILKDINFENIIIFEELSFKKIDIELINPKMEDIALILYTSGTTGNPKGVMLSFENLYSNIDSIKKENIAKKEDKTIAILPFHHSYTLMVSLLVPLHIGATIIFLPKLSAEDILSTMQKYKITILIGVPRLYYLFHQKIFEKINQNFFAKTLFKISTVINSQKLSKILFKKVHKVFGGNIKFFVSGGAKFDLEVAKDLWALGFKIVEGYGLTETSPIVSFNPPDKIKLGSVGKPIEGVQVKIENEEIVVKGKNVFKGYYNKPEETEKVLKDGWFYTGDLGYIDEEGYLYITGRKKEIIVLPNGKNINPEEIENRILKISKYIKEIAVVEKEGQLFAIIYPDFEILKKETVTNIYETIKWQVIDKYNLNAVSYKKINGFKIVDTELPKTRLGKIKRYKLQELLEEKPKEIKEIPEPQDEEYKILKDYLIKTLSLKYKKEIKILPTDNIEIDLGLDSLDKIELLVAIKEIFGVDITEEELANNLTVLSLSNLIKERKQKIEIQEINWAKILENIEQVEIKEKKFNIKLLKKILKPIFKLYFNLEIDYSYFPNQPFIIAPNHQSYLDGFLIVASLPDNILENTYFLAEESYFRSKFRKFIADNFHIITVNINKDLKLSLQKSAYLLKNGKNIVIFPEGARTRDGNLLPFKKAFAILSKELKLPIIPVTIKGAFESYPINAKFPRPHKIKISYLEPVYPANLSYEEIVEMVKNKIEEKLKN
- a CDS encoding TolC family protein, with product MRKILLFIIIFYKSVFALTLDEAINMALTNLPQYKEAIHNKEQSYYNYQASKSGFFPQISYSFNYSKYTDYNPYDFFSRNHALNVIWYLFDSGNTYFGSKINFYTYKSYEELLNKTKSDIIYNVKVAYYQTIALKQIAEIREIAVKNAQIDYEIAIEKKELGLVKLSDVLQAKVRFENAKLSLIQAKNDYKKSLSNLNSLIGNNLEEEISLDEKVLKEISEMSLPQFDKLKQIALENRPEYKYQKYILNQAKESINLVKAQYLPSLYLQASFNNGYSSLTNVKNDYNVYSFGLQWNIFSGFKREFNYLSAKEQEKAALNGLKEIERTISVNLYNKYLDLETSFEKLNASKTTLEQAKQNYEQAIGEYKAGTGDILSLTTAETLLANAHETYINSLLDIAISVSNLERELNIYKLEDIARQK